A stretch of the Ascaphus truei isolate aAscTru1 chromosome 4, aAscTru1.hap1, whole genome shotgun sequence genome encodes the following:
- the VGLL2 gene encoding transcription cofactor vestigial-like protein 2 isoform X1 produces the protein MSCLDVMYQVYGPPQPYFSAAFSPYHQKLAFYSKMQEAPESATSSASSSSSFSSHAPTSIKEEDCSPDKERPPEAEYINSRCVLFTYFQGDISSVVDEHFSRALSQPSSYSPSSASAKTSRSTSSWRDPAFPMSQRSFPPSFWNSSYQPSALTATSSLGTSLASPLSGPHTEIPFGADPYSPAALHSHLHQGPPEPWHHAHHHHHHHHPYSLGGAINSQGSSYPRAGMHEVYSTHFDPRYSSLLVPASVRPHRITPAGTAPATAQCELGKGEPATSAWTTPGPFPGPAGDMGQSLGLNVDAGLQPQDKSKDLYWF, from the exons AAACTAGCCTTTTACTCGAAGATGCAGGAAGCCCCGGAGAGTGCCACCAGCAGTGctagcagcagcagctctttcTCCAGCCATGCGCCCACCAGCATTAAAGAAGAAGACTGCAGTCCAGACAAGGAGAGACCTCCTGAAGCAGAGTACATCAACTCCAGATGTGTGCTCTTCACCTATTTCCAGGGGGACATCAGTTCGGTGGTAGATGAGCACTTCAGCAGAGCTCTCAGTCAGCCCAGCAGTTACTCCCCTAGCAGTGCCAGTGCCAAAACGTCTAGGAGCACCAGTTCCTGGAGGG ACCCGGCTTTCCCCATGAGCCAGAGGAGTTTCCCCCCTTCCTTCTGGAACAGCAGTTACCAACCATCTGCACTCACGGCAACCTCCTCCTTGGGCACCAGTCTGGCCAGTCCTCTCAGCGGTCCGCACACAGAGATCCCCTTTGGGGCAGATCCTTATTCCCCAGCTGCTCTGCACAGCCACCTTCACCAGGGTCCCCCCGAGCCCTGGCACCACgcgcaccaccaccaccaccaccatcaccccTACTCCCTTGGAGGAGCAATCAACAGCCAGGGCTCCAGTTACCCCCGGGCCGGCATGCATGAGGTCTACAGCACGCACTTCGATCCCCGCTACAGCTCCCTGCTGGTCCCAGCCTCTGTGCGCCCCCACCGGATCACCCCGGCAGGAACAGCGCCGGCTACAGCGCAGTGCGAGCTAGGGAAGGGAGAGCCGGCCACCTCTGCATGGACAACCCCTGGGCCCTTCCCAGGGCCAGCGGGGGACATGGGGCAGAGCCTTGGTCTCAATGTTGACGCAG GTTTACAGCCTCAGGATAAAAGCAAGGATCTGTACTGGTTTTAA
- the VGLL2 gene encoding transcription cofactor vestigial-like protein 2 isoform X2: MSCLDVMYQVYGPPQPYFSAAFSPYHQKLAFYSKMQEAPESATSSASSSSSFSSHAPTSIKEEDCSPDKERPPEAEYINSRCVLFTYFQGDISSVVDEHFSRALSQPSSYSPSSASAKTSRSTSSWRDPAFPMSQRSFPPSFWNSSYQPSALTATSSLGTSLASPLSGPHTEIPFGADPYSPAALHSHLHQGPPEPWHHAHHHHHHHHPYSLGGAINSQGSSYPRAGMHEVYSTHFDPRYSSLLVPASVRPHRITPAGTAPATAQCELGKGEPATSAWTTPGPFPGPAGDMGQSLGLNVDAARRYSFCGGPLLS; encoded by the exons AAACTAGCCTTTTACTCGAAGATGCAGGAAGCCCCGGAGAGTGCCACCAGCAGTGctagcagcagcagctctttcTCCAGCCATGCGCCCACCAGCATTAAAGAAGAAGACTGCAGTCCAGACAAGGAGAGACCTCCTGAAGCAGAGTACATCAACTCCAGATGTGTGCTCTTCACCTATTTCCAGGGGGACATCAGTTCGGTGGTAGATGAGCACTTCAGCAGAGCTCTCAGTCAGCCCAGCAGTTACTCCCCTAGCAGTGCCAGTGCCAAAACGTCTAGGAGCACCAGTTCCTGGAGGG ACCCGGCTTTCCCCATGAGCCAGAGGAGTTTCCCCCCTTCCTTCTGGAACAGCAGTTACCAACCATCTGCACTCACGGCAACCTCCTCCTTGGGCACCAGTCTGGCCAGTCCTCTCAGCGGTCCGCACACAGAGATCCCCTTTGGGGCAGATCCTTATTCCCCAGCTGCTCTGCACAGCCACCTTCACCAGGGTCCCCCCGAGCCCTGGCACCACgcgcaccaccaccaccaccaccatcaccccTACTCCCTTGGAGGAGCAATCAACAGCCAGGGCTCCAGTTACCCCCGGGCCGGCATGCATGAGGTCTACAGCACGCACTTCGATCCCCGCTACAGCTCCCTGCTGGTCCCAGCCTCTGTGCGCCCCCACCGGATCACCCCGGCAGGAACAGCGCCGGCTACAGCGCAGTGCGAGCTAGGGAAGGGAGAGCCGGCCACCTCTGCATGGACAACCCCTGGGCCCTTCCCAGGGCCAGCGGGGGACATGGGGCAGAGCCTTGGTCTCAATGTTGACGCAG CTCGACGTTACTCCTTCTGTGGTGGACCCCTCCTGAGCTGA
- the VGLL2 gene encoding transcription cofactor vestigial-like protein 2 isoform X3, translating to MQEAPESATSSASSSSSFSSHAPTSIKEEDCSPDKERPPEAEYINSRCVLFTYFQGDISSVVDEHFSRALSQPSSYSPSSASAKTSRSTSSWRDPAFPMSQRSFPPSFWNSSYQPSALTATSSLGTSLASPLSGPHTEIPFGADPYSPAALHSHLHQGPPEPWHHAHHHHHHHHPYSLGGAINSQGSSYPRAGMHEVYSTHFDPRYSSLLVPASVRPHRITPAGTAPATAQCELGKGEPATSAWTTPGPFPGPAGDMGQSLGLNVDAGLQPQDKSKDLYWF from the exons ATGCAGGAAGCCCCGGAGAGTGCCACCAGCAGTGctagcagcagcagctctttcTCCAGCCATGCGCCCACCAGCATTAAAGAAGAAGACTGCAGTCCAGACAAGGAGAGACCTCCTGAAGCAGAGTACATCAACTCCAGATGTGTGCTCTTCACCTATTTCCAGGGGGACATCAGTTCGGTGGTAGATGAGCACTTCAGCAGAGCTCTCAGTCAGCCCAGCAGTTACTCCCCTAGCAGTGCCAGTGCCAAAACGTCTAGGAGCACCAGTTCCTGGAGGG ACCCGGCTTTCCCCATGAGCCAGAGGAGTTTCCCCCCTTCCTTCTGGAACAGCAGTTACCAACCATCTGCACTCACGGCAACCTCCTCCTTGGGCACCAGTCTGGCCAGTCCTCTCAGCGGTCCGCACACAGAGATCCCCTTTGGGGCAGATCCTTATTCCCCAGCTGCTCTGCACAGCCACCTTCACCAGGGTCCCCCCGAGCCCTGGCACCACgcgcaccaccaccaccaccaccatcaccccTACTCCCTTGGAGGAGCAATCAACAGCCAGGGCTCCAGTTACCCCCGGGCCGGCATGCATGAGGTCTACAGCACGCACTTCGATCCCCGCTACAGCTCCCTGCTGGTCCCAGCCTCTGTGCGCCCCCACCGGATCACCCCGGCAGGAACAGCGCCGGCTACAGCGCAGTGCGAGCTAGGGAAGGGAGAGCCGGCCACCTCTGCATGGACAACCCCTGGGCCCTTCCCAGGGCCAGCGGGGGACATGGGGCAGAGCCTTGGTCTCAATGTTGACGCAG GTTTACAGCCTCAGGATAAAAGCAAGGATCTGTACTGGTTTTAA